The following coding sequences lie in one Desmodus rotundus isolate HL8 chromosome 1, HLdesRot8A.1, whole genome shotgun sequence genomic window:
- the RHBDD2 gene encoding rhomboid domain-containing protein 2 translates to MAAAAVSEPGCRSRFLCPEVPSATFFTALLSLLVSGPRLFLLQPPLPPSGLSLGSDCLRNWQVYRLVTYIFVYENPVSLLCGAVIIWRFAGNFERTVGTVRHCFFTVIFALISAIIFLSFEAVSSLSKLGEVEDARGFTPVAFAMLGVSAVRSRMRRALVLGVVVPSMLVPWLLLCASWLIPQTSFLSNVCGLGVGLAYGFTYCYSLDLSERVALKLDQKFPFSLMRRISMLKYISGSSAERRAAQSRKLNPVPGSYPTQSGHPHLSPSHPVAQMQHTSGQKLASWPACVPGSGHMPSLPPYQPASGLCYVQNHFGTTPNSSGVCPGSTGASLGAQPPAPLNCPGTVCAGALPTPVTAVSKEGSRALIP, encoded by the exons ATGGCGGCCGCGGCGGTGTCTGAACCCGGGTGTCGGAGCAGGTTCTTGTGTCCCGAGGTGCCATCCGCCACCTTCTTCACCGCGCTGCTCTCCTTACTTGTGTCCGGGCCCCGCCTGTTCCTGCTGCAGCCGCCCCTGCCACCTTCCGGCCTCTCGTTAGGGTCCGATTGCCTGCGCAACTGGCAAG TTTACAGGCTGGTGACCTACATCTTTGTCTATGAGAATCCAGTCTCCCTGCTCTGTGGTGCTGTCATCATCTGGCGCTTTGCTGGCAATTTCGAGAGAACCGTGGGCACCGTCCGCCACTGCTTCTTCACCGTGATCTTCGCCCTCATCTCCGCTATCATCTTCCTGTCGTTTGAGGCTGTGTCATCACTGTCGAAGCTGGGGGAAGTGGAGGATGCCAGAGGTTTCACCCCAGTGGCTTTTGCCATGCTGGGAGTCAGCGCTGTCCGCTCTCGGATGAGGAGGGCCCTGGTACTTGGCGTGGTGGTACCCTCAATGTTGGTGCCGTGGCTCCTGCTGTGTGCCTCCTGGCTCATTCCCCAGACCTCTTTTCTCAGTAACGTCTGTGGGCTTGGAGTTGGGCTAGCAT ATGGCTTCACGTACTGCTATTCCCTCGACCTCTCAGAGCGAGTAGCACTGAAGCTCGACCAGAAGTTCCCTTTCAGCCTTATGAGGAGGATTTCGATGCTCAAGTACATCTCGGGCTCTTCAGCTGAAAGAAGGGCAGCCCAGAGCCGGAA GCTGAACCCTGTGCCCGGCTCTTACCCCACACAGAGCGGCCACCCTCACCTGTCCCCAAGCCACCCTGTTGCCCAGATGCAGCACACCAGTGGCCAGAAACTAGCCTCCTGGCCAGCCTGTGTTCCTGGTTCTGGGCACATGCCCAGCCTGCCTCCCTACCAGCCTGCCTCTGGCCTGTGTTATGTGCAGAACCATTTTGGCACAACCCCTAACTCCTCCGGAGTCTGCCCGGGTTCCACAGGGGCCTCCTTAGGggcccagccccccgcccctctCAACTGCCCTGGAACTGTATGTGCTGGGGCCCTGCCCACGCCAGTGACTGCAGTCTCCAAGGAGGGCTCAAGGGCCCTGATCCCCTGA